One Mus musculus strain C57BL/6J chromosome X, GRCm38.p6 C57BL/6J DNA window includes the following coding sequences:
- the Gm20153 gene encoding uncharacterized protein LOC100504292 has translation MDEEQHQKSSKSPEKKLKTVEFKKKKCVRFLLPHKADKEKKSSSLGETEESKFRCECQHCQMCEGNTSGVSVGPRTEAVSPSSSWENLTLDLSNLTLNPHTTHPHLVQDTISKGENKMQCPRKNKRMFQKVLYEWTE, from the coding sequence aTGGATGAAGAGCAACACCAAAAGAGTTCAAAATCACCTGAAAAGAAGCTAAAGACAGTTGaattcaagaaaaagaaatgtgttagGTTTCTGTTACCCCATAAAGCTGACAAGGAAAAGAAATCCTCTTCCCTAGGAGAAACAGAGGAGTCAAAGTTCAGATGTGAATGCCAACACTGCCAGATGTGTGAGGGGAACACATCTGGGGTCTCTGTGGGACCTAGGACTGAAGCAGTCTCTCCGTCATCCTCCTGGGAAAATCTAACACTAGACCTCAGTAACTTGACACTCAACCCTCATACCACCCATCCCCATCTTGTGCAAGACACCATATCCAAAGGAGAGAACAAAATGCAGTGCCCAAGGAAAAACAAGAGGATGTTTCAAAAGGTTCTCTACGAATGGACAGAATAA